From the Sulfurimonas sp. C5 genome, one window contains:
- a CDS encoding J domain-containing protein, with protein sequence MQTQWIIYNSALGIRDFVTIGHVESSHNGHQAWLEEPYEMVGPFDLEELERSGEINFAACQVISMQIWHEKRQKFLEAALKKQQELYEEINIYNRSRQRSFGSFEKRDEKEMRILLELPLTGKLETSQIKSAYRRLAKQKHPDHGGSHQEFIHLTNARDLLLKWNLV encoded by the coding sequence ATGCAAACACAATGGATCATCTATAATAGTGCTTTAGGGATTCGTGACTTTGTAACTATTGGTCATGTTGAATCTTCTCACAATGGTCACCAAGCTTGGCTTGAAGAACCCTATGAGATGGTAGGTCCTTTTGATCTAGAAGAACTTGAAAGAAGCGGTGAAATCAATTTTGCCGCATGTCAGGTAATCTCTATGCAAATATGGCATGAAAAACGACAAAAGTTTTTAGAAGCAGCTTTGAAAAAACAGCAAGAGCTCTATGAAGAGATCAATATATACAATCGCAGTAGACAAAGAAGTTTTGGTAGTTTTGAAAAAAGAGATGAAAAAGAGATGAGAATACTGTTGGAACTTCCTTTAACAGGAAAACTTGAGACGTCACAAATCAAATCTGCATATCGTCGTCTTGCAAAACAGAAACATCCTGATCACGGTGGTAGTCATCAAGAGTTTATCCATCTTACAAACGCTCGTGACCTCTTACTCAAATGGAATCTAGTTTAA